One window of the Eucalyptus grandis isolate ANBG69807.140 chromosome 8, ASM1654582v1, whole genome shotgun sequence genome contains the following:
- the LOC104417861 gene encoding LOW QUALITY PROTEIN: probable cysteine desulfurase (The sequence of the model RefSeq protein was modified relative to this genomic sequence to represent the inferred CDS: inserted 1 base in 1 codon; substituted 1 base at 1 genomic stop codon), with amino-acid sequence MELEQPRQTHLNNINKYINPRNGKGSPSPSPLPSRSDLCKHSASFRKLGVGVPAAAGGISDVEKVSWLRSQIIGSDAEFDSPFGRRRLTYADSTASGRCIRYVEDFIVDNILPFYGNSHTSNSHVGHRTTKTVHEASSYIKRCLGGGPEDVILFCGSGSTGSIKRLQEVMGIAVPSLLRERMIKRMPSEERWVVLVGPYEHHSNLLSWRQSLAEVIEIGLDEDGSIDMEDLRQKLESYRDANRPILGSFSACSNVTGICTDTRAVAKLLHQFGAFACFDFAASAPYVEIDMRSGDVDGYDAIFLSVHKFLGGPGSPGILLMSKALYRLXIISPSTSGGGTVDYVNGFNEKDTLYVEDIEERENAGTPQIIQITRAALAFWLKDYVGNEVIEKLEHEYIKEAIERLSKNQNIEILGNRTAKRQAILSFLIYSTTNSPPDCNKKGRERGLYLLGEMGNERDKPLHGPFVATLLNDLFGIQARGGCACASPYGHALLGISEAQSHAFRCAIQKGFAGVKLGWTRVSFPYYLSEEESEYIIAALEFVASFGQRFLLLYHFNLKTGNWTFKKKAFMEIVGKKKRANFVSXMTTRLSLIAKYTSYWESAKHIAGLLPEFPSPPRLQVDIHPELLYFRL; translated from the exons ATGGAACTAGAGCAACCCAGGCAAACCCATCTCAACAACATTAACAAGTACATCAACCCAAGAAATGGCAAGGGTAGTCCGTCACCATCGCCATTACCATCAAGGAGTGATCTGTGCAAGCACTCCGCATCCTTTCGGAAGCTTGGAGTGGGAGTCCCAGCAGCGGCGGGAGGCATCTCCGACGTGGAGAAGGTCTCGTGGCTCCGCTCTCAGATCATCGGCAGTGATGCCGAGTTTGACTCACCGTTCGGCAGGCGACGGCTCACATACGCTGACAGCACCGCCTCCGGCCGCTGCATCCGCTATGTTGAGGACTTCATCGTCGACAACATCCTTCCGTTTTACG GTAACTCACACACATCGAACAGCCACGTAGGTCACCGGACCACCAAGACAGTGCACGAGGCCTCGAGCTACATCAAACGGTGCCTAGGAGGGGGACCTGAGGACGTGATTTTGTTCTGCGGATCAGGATCCACTGGGTCGATCAAGCGGCTCCAAGAAGTCATGGGCATTGCAGTGCCATCGCTCCTAAGAGAGAGGATGATTAAGCGCATGCCAAGCGAAGAGAGATGGGTGGTCCTAGTCGGGCCTTATGAGCACCACTCAAACCTTCTCTCATGGAGGCAAAGTCTAGCGGAGGTCATAGAGATCGGACTAGATGAAGATGGGTCGATAGACATGGAAGATTTAAGGCAAAAGCTTGAGTCTTATCGAGATGCTAACAGGCCAATTCTGGGTTCTTTCTCAGCCTGCAGTAATGTCACCGGGATTTGTACCGACACAAGAGCTGTCGCGAAGCTGCTTCACCAATTCGGTGCCTTTGCTTGCTTTGATTTTGCAGCTAG TGCACCTTATGTGGAAATCGACATGAGATCAGGGGATGTCGACGGTTATGATGCTATCTTCCTGAGTGTGCACAAGTTCCTTGGTGGACCTGGGTCTCCAGGAATCCTGCTCATGAGCAAGGCTCTCTATCGGC GGATCATTTCCCCATCAACCTCTGGAGGAGGAACTGTTGATTATGTGAATGGCTTCAATGAAAAG GATACATTATACGTGGAAGAcattgaagaaagagagaatgctGGGACTCCACAAATTATTCAGATCACAAGAGCAGCATTGGCATTCTGGTTGAAAGATTACGTGGGAAATGAAGTGATCGAGAAACTGGAGCACGAGTACATAAAAGAAGCAATCGAAAGGCTCTCCAAAAACCAGAACATAGAGATTCTCGGGAACAGAACGGCTAAGAGACAAGCTATATTGTCTTTCCTGATATACTCAACAACTAATTCCCCACCAGATTGtaataagaagggaagagagagagggctttaCCTGTTGGGAGAAATGGGGAACGAAAGAGACAAGCCTCTCCACGGACCTTTTGTTGCCACTCTCCTCAATGACCTCTTTGGCATTCAAGCGAGAGGTGGGTGCGCTTGTGCCAGTCCATATGGTCATGCCCTACTTGGCATCAGTGAAGCTCAGTCCCATGCATTTAGATGTGCCATTCAAAAG GGTTTTGCTGGAGTGAAGCTTGGATGGACCAGAGTCAGCTTTCCCTACTACCTTTCGGAGGAGGAGTCCGAGTACATTATTGCTGCACTGGAGTTTGTAGCCTCTTTTGGCCAGAGGTTCCTTCTGCTCTATCATTTCAACCTGAAAACTGGAAATTGGACCTTCAAAAAGAAGGCATTCATGGAGAttgtaggaaagaaaaaaagggcaaacTTTGTATCTTAAATGACAACGAGGCTG AGCCTCATTGCCAAGTATACGTCATATTGGGAAAGCGCAAAACATATTGCAGGTCTCCTCCCCGAATTTCCCTCCCCGCCCAGGCTCCAAGTAGATATTCATCCAGAGCTGCTATACTTCCGCCTCTAG